The following are encoded in a window of Vespa crabro chromosome 2, iyVesCrab1.2, whole genome shotgun sequence genomic DNA:
- the LOC124433080 gene encoding hyaluronan mediated motility receptor-like isoform X4, protein MNQTKNKTINKGHYNYADQLLELQVECTNKDKTIQEHEKHIEEIKEEMCKLEVQIEDLHKKQVEVEEQHRKDIETMAKLQQEVLDNHDERHQAEADELRSKLLDMSREKEQEISARRTLENELRKRVAELLEKISFLENELSKITETNRIAVQNLETRNKELLSKLKTLEEERDIQIELLEKERSQLLLNISDLTDNKCDLEDKLEKRQDVILELQGQLSTLQCELDELRAEYDKLLDDSMRQMNDLVKNYNVEKDTLKDTFVKEKKELQLQYDQTKMTVIVLQANLDDMADNNSFLQQELQDVQRLYRDVSQRLTQAHEELEIAEQKHELVLKEHKNEIEALQKQHSEEKSELKQLLEEAKEDYLNEIENLSIARDKEIAELQKATSQTIEEETKRIKEHTNKIVENAEAVTRETIAVCRAESEERVKRVIAECDAKVSGPHINTMIREATAAIEEEMRLNIEKYKACLKRVETERAALDDKLAQRDAEITKLSSILEELKLTAETRESFSQSLQVGLDRAETELAEKKAELRALKNQIRAEAAEMVARRKRFEIVMAENQASVAALSKRLAQSHAEVERLQDELKRGEDCIHEHRDLLASMRNNSQMVHDQVHNIMKQLDAERQLVSQIEAGSLSEFESIKTVFEMKIDELQRVAAKEITRLREEINKKSSESAEMKKQLDEMAGSLCAAEDMLLRLEERNDAQMIEISRLEVESGKLHEQLNNQKKISEETTALMSVQSVQHKLAIEKANCQLKELSMKVISLEERDRCAENKHILAEKEKEQWHAREEKLLKELAEERARRETAETEVKTLTESNDRLQKEYEDINEKYAEIVGHQNHKQRIKHVSQLKEKIYRLEQELQTKSRQLEHQQKAGEKLKAQQKRPHTKGKENVIGVTRSSHTTPTSSPHKSLTPLRNRNE, encoded by the exons ATGAACCAgactaaaaataaaactattaatAAAGGACATTATAATTATGCGGATCAGTTGTTGGAATTACAAGTTGAATGTacgaataaagataaaactatACAGGAACATGAGAAACATATTGAAGAGATTAAGGAAGAAATGTGTAAACTTGAAGTGCAAATAGAGGATTTACATAAGAAACAAGTTGAAGTTGAAGAACAACACAGGAAAGATATAGAAACTATG GCTAAATTACAACAGGAAGTTTTAGATAATCACGATGAAAGGCATCAAGCTGAAGCAGACGAGCTCCGTTCTAAATTGTTGGATATGTcgagagaaaaggaacaagaaattTCTGCTAGAAGAACGCTTGAAAATGAATTAAGAAAACGAGTGGCCGAATTGttagagaaaatttcttttttagaaaatgaattgtctaaaataacagaaacaaaTCGAATTGCG GTACAAAATTTAGAgacaagaaataaagaattattgtCCAAATTAAAAACATTGGAGGAAGAACGTGACAtacaaattgaattattagaaaaggaaagatcacAGCTTCTGTTAAATATAAGCGATTTAACGGACAATAAATGTGATCTTGAAGATAAATTGGAGAAAAGGCAGGACGTGATTTTAGAACTTCAAGGGCAATTGTCTACTCTTCAATGTGAGCTGGACGAATTAAGAGCGGAATACGACAAACTTTTGGATGATTCCATGAGACAAATGAATGATcttgtaaaaaattataatgtagaAAAGGATACATTGAAAGATACCtttgttaaagaaaagaaagagcttCAATTGCAATATGATCAAACAAAAATGACAGTAATTGTATTGCAAGCCAATTTAGATGATATGGccgataataattcatttcttcAACAAGAATTACAAGACGTTCAAAGGCTTTACAGAgat GTAAGTCAACGATTGACGCAAGCTCATGAGGAATTAGAAATTGCAGAACAGAAACATGAGCTTGTCTTGAAGGAACATAAAAATGAGATAGAGGCTTTACAAAAGCAACACAGCGAAGAAAAATCAGAATTAAAGCAGTTATTGGAAGAGGCAAAGGAAGattatttgaatgaaatagaaaat ttGTCGATagcgagagataaagaaatagcTGAATTACAAAAGGCAACGAGTCAAACAATTGAGGAAGAAACCAAACGAATAAAGGAgcatacaaataaaattgttgaaaatgCCGAAGCCGTTACTAGAGAAACTATAGCAGTTTGTCGTGCGGAAAGCgaagaaagagtaaagagaGTAATCGCCGAATGTGACGCGAAAGTAAGCGGACCACAT ataaatacaatGATCAGAGAGGCCACGGCTGCGATCGAAGAAGAAATGCGtcttaatattgaaaaatataaagcatGTTTGAAAAGAGTAGAAACCGAACGTGCTGCGTTAGACGATAAATTGGCCCAAAGAGATGCCGAAATTACAAAACTTTCCTCGATACTCGAGGAATTGAAATTGACCGCAGAAACTCGG GAGAGTTTTAGTCAAAGCTTGCAGGTCGGATTAGACAGAGCGGAAACAGAACTGGCGGAGAAAAAAGCAGAGCTTAGAGCATTGAAAAATCAAATACGTGCGGAGGCTGCAGAAATGGTAGCTAGAAGAAAGAG GTTTGAAATAGTTATGGCGGAAAATCAAGCATCGGTTGCTGCACTCTCAAAACGTTTAGCACAGAGTCACGCTGAGGTAGAAAGACTTCAAGATGAATTAAAACGTGGCGAGGATTGTATACACGAACATCGAGATTTACTTGCTTCTATGCGTAATAATTCTCAAATGGTACACGACCAAGTGCACAATATTATGAAACAATTAGATGCCGAGAGACAACTCGTAAGTCAAATCGAAGCTGGTAGTTTGTCTGAGTTTGAATCTATTAAGACTGttttcgaaatgaaaattgatGAACTTCAACGAGTAGCAGCGAAAGAAATTACACGACTTcgagaagaaataaacaagaagTCAAGCGAAAGTGCAGag atGAAGAAACAGCTCGATGAAATGGCTGGTTCTCTTTGTGCCGCAGAAGATATGTTATTAAGATTAGAGGAAAGAAACGATGCGCAAATGATTGAAATTTCGCGATTAGAAGTTGAAAGTGGTAAACTTCatgaacaattaaataatcaaaaaaagatcTCCGAAGAAACCACTGCATTGATGTCCGTACAATCGGTGCAACATAAACTCGCcattgaaaaa GCGAATTGTCAGTTAAAAGAACTCTCCATGAAAGTTATATCActtgaagaaagagatagatgtgCCGAG AACAAGCACATATTGgctgaaaaggaaaaagaacaatggCATGCTCGTGAAGAGAAGCTTTTAAAAGAATTAGCTGAGGAAAGAGCACGTCGTGAAACTGCTGAAAC cGAAGTTAAGACATTAACCGAAAGTAATGATCGACTTCAAAAGGAATACgaagatataaatgaaaaatatgccGAAATAGTTGGCCATCAGAATCACAAACAAAGAATCAAGCACGTTTCACAGCTGAAAGAAAAGATCTATCGATTGGAACAG gaATTGCAAACTAAATCCAGGCAATTGGAACATCAGCAAAAGGCAGGGGAGAAGTTAAAAGCTCAACAGAAACGTCCCCATactaaagggaaagaaaacgtAATAGGAGTTACGAGAAGTAGTCACACCACACCTACATCTTCGCCGCATAAATCATTAACGCCTCTTCGAAATCGAAACGAATAA